In Planctomycetia bacterium, one DNA window encodes the following:
- a CDS encoding STAS domain-containing protein produces MPSTVSKYGNVSIITVKDELIGDEVEPFTSQARKCMAESGYQVVIDGSTMTGLDSAALEALVGLQNECEEHLGAVKFCALSSTCDKILEITRLARRFERFADLESAVKSFQ; encoded by the coding sequence ATGCCTTCGACCGTCAGCAAATACGGCAACGTTTCGATCATCACCGTGAAGGACGAGCTGATCGGGGACGAAGTCGAGCCATTTACTTCGCAGGCGCGCAAGTGCATGGCCGAATCCGGTTACCAGGTGGTGATTGACGGCTCCACGATGACGGGGCTGGACAGCGCCGCGCTGGAAGCGCTCGTCGGGCTCCAGAATGAGTGCGAGGAGCACCTGGGTGCGGTGAAGTTCTGCGCGTTGAGCAGCACGTGTGACAAAATCCTGGAGATCACGCGCTTGGCGCGGCGCTTCGAGCGATTCGCGGACCTCGAATCCGCCGTCAAAAGCTTCCAGTGA
- a CDS encoding HD domain-containing protein, whose product MQTESGPLHSPEHIGRLPTPVVEHPLAAERFRELCNAWQAVGIPLWQFDVEGRCTDHPEHPTGFWKHLMGTPESMLRLGHAARDRLTTTQHAYEPFPGVVQVIHAPVRLSRKIIGVVIGLARCQGSDEALARVCQQVQLDQQAVRHLAQDIPARDATAVKHFAHLLRTEVARICELDEQRAAIQSLTGNLESTYEELNLVYHISEEMALPQNPILLLGRVGPQILEVSRAASLAFVLTPQDLRPGAPAAPAEERIVRVGMRNLPDNVLDRLAELAGGESARAVGHVLLNNVKSRGEVQFAHGHAEHIVAMPLRQGGRFLGAMMAIDCRDGGDFTSIDVQLLRAVADRIASFLENQRLYDDLADLFMGMLHSLVNSVDAKDPYTCGHSERVAYISRCLAQAAGLSAYACDRIYLAGLLHDVGKIGVPDAILTKPGKLTDEEFTVLKRHPQIGAHIVEHVRQIHDLIPGVLHHHERMDGRGYPGGLVGEEIPLLGRIICLADCFDAMTTNRTYRSALPVKAAIAEIRRCAGTQFDPHLAEVFIRLDLEDVFVQTRKFAGFDPAFGQSGALKAMTGHLGVAPPRDAVCWAQAKRPSAHRDTPAMGTHAVDSPRGKE is encoded by the coding sequence ATGCAAACGGAATCCGGACCCCTCCATTCGCCCGAGCACATTGGGCGACTGCCGACGCCGGTGGTGGAACACCCCCTGGCCGCGGAGCGCTTTCGCGAATTGTGCAACGCGTGGCAGGCCGTGGGCATCCCGCTGTGGCAGTTCGACGTCGAGGGGCGTTGCACCGATCACCCCGAGCACCCGACCGGCTTCTGGAAGCACCTGATGGGAACACCGGAGTCGATGCTGCGGCTCGGCCATGCGGCGCGCGATCGGCTCACGACGACGCAGCACGCGTATGAGCCGTTTCCCGGCGTGGTGCAGGTCATTCACGCACCGGTTCGTCTATCGCGGAAGATCATCGGCGTCGTCATCGGGCTGGCCCGCTGCCAAGGCAGCGACGAAGCGCTGGCCCGGGTTTGCCAACAGGTTCAGCTCGATCAGCAAGCGGTGCGCCACCTCGCGCAGGATATCCCCGCGCGCGATGCCACAGCCGTCAAACATTTCGCTCACTTGCTGCGCACCGAGGTCGCGCGCATCTGCGAGCTGGACGAACAACGCGCCGCGATTCAATCGCTCACCGGCAATCTCGAATCCACCTACGAGGAACTGAACCTCGTCTATCACATCAGCGAGGAAATGGCGCTGCCGCAGAATCCGATTCTGCTTCTCGGACGCGTCGGGCCGCAGATTCTGGAGGTCTCGCGCGCCGCCTCGCTCGCCTTCGTGCTGACGCCGCAGGACCTGCGACCGGGCGCTCCCGCCGCGCCCGCTGAAGAGCGCATCGTGCGCGTCGGCATGCGTAATCTCCCTGACAACGTCCTCGACCGGCTCGCCGAACTCGCAGGGGGCGAATCCGCCCGCGCGGTCGGGCACGTCCTGCTCAACAATGTGAAGAGCCGCGGGGAAGTGCAGTTCGCGCACGGGCACGCCGAGCACATCGTCGCGATGCCGCTCCGCCAGGGCGGCCGATTTCTCGGTGCGATGATGGCGATTGACTGCCGCGACGGCGGCGACTTCACGTCCATCGACGTGCAACTGCTTCGCGCCGTGGCCGATCGCATCGCGTCGTTTCTTGAGAATCAGCGCCTGTATGACGACCTCGCCGACCTCTTCATGGGCATGTTGCACTCGCTGGTGAACAGCGTGGACGCCAAGGATCCGTACACCTGCGGCCACTCCGAGCGCGTCGCGTACATCAGCCGGTGCCTCGCGCAGGCGGCCGGGTTGTCCGCCTATGCCTGCGACCGCATCTATCTCGCCGGCCTGCTGCACGACGTGGGGAAGATCGGCGTGCCGGATGCGATTCTGACCAAGCCCGGAAAATTGACGGATGAAGAGTTCACGGTGCTCAAGCGCCATCCGCAGATCGGCGCGCACATCGTCGAACACGTGCGGCAGATTCACGACCTGATCCCCGGCGTGCTGCATCACCACGAGCGCATGGACGGGCGAGGCTATCCCGGCGGGCTGGTCGGGGAAGAGATCCCCCTGCTGGGCCGGATCATCTGCCTGGCGGACTGCTTCGACGCGATGACGACCAATCGTACGTATCGCTCGGCCCTTCCGGTGAAAGCCGCCATCGCGGAGATCCGGCGCTGCGCGGGAACGCAGTTTGACCCGCACCTGGCCGAGGTTTTCATCCGTCTGGATCTCGAAGATGTGTTCGTGCAGACGCGCAAGTTCGCCGGGTTCGATCCGGCATTTGGCCAGAGCGGTGCGTTGAAAGCGATGACCGGACACCTGGGCGTCGCCCCGCCGCGCGATGCCGTTTGCTGGGCCCAGGCGAAGCGACCATCCGCTCACCGTGACACGCCGGCGATGGGAACCCACGCAGTGGATTCGCCGCGCGGGAAGGAGTAA
- a CDS encoding response regulator yields the protein MAAKILVCDDEPHIVHVVAAKLRGAGFEVLTAADGQEGLELAREAHPDLIFTDYQMPSLSGLELCARLRADPATRDIPAVMLSARGFSIVDEDLTHTNIRKVLPKPFSPREVLAIARELLEGAAAGAR from the coding sequence ATGGCAGCGAAGATTCTGGTATGCGACGACGAGCCGCACATTGTGCACGTGGTGGCCGCCAAGCTGCGCGGCGCGGGATTTGAAGTGCTCACTGCGGCCGACGGGCAGGAAGGACTGGAACTTGCCCGCGAGGCACACCCGGACCTGATCTTTACCGACTACCAGATGCCCAGCTTGAGCGGGCTTGAGCTGTGCGCCCGACTTCGTGCCGATCCGGCGACGCGCGATATCCCGGCGGTCATGCTTAGCGCGCGAGGCTTCTCGATCGTCGATGAAGACCTGACCCATACGAACATCCGCAAGGTATTGCCGAAGCCTTTCAGCCCGCGCGAGGTGTTGGCCATCGCGCGCGAGCTGCTCGAGGGCGCGGCGGCCGGCGCCCGCTAA
- a CDS encoding PAS domain-containing protein, with protein MATHPKPWAFLDDDDDASSAAAPSSFADDTSARSAAPRLRSRVLKFVTSFQSRLNLDPRWSALPIGLIAIWICIATAVAPSDLGLARWNGFVVTLFAAAAMTILLIGRSAAGDGRDGSREAMRQALAQRLGIAPGGDAESLWTSIEAHATNIEQRVNELVQEQRRLQLEASLHSAQRRNLEAILHGMAEPLLVVDRFERIVFVNQVAAELLEITTNDAIRQPLDQVVSNAKLIDVVRQACQADARAARRRVELDFGDRAFALSMAPLPDSATADGTSAQSSAHGLVVLFRDVTCDRLAAKAKSEFVAHVSHELRTPLSSIRAYTEMLVDGEATDEKTRAEYYGIIQTSADRLGRLIDNMLNISRIEAGTVRINKEPVAVSIIVKEVADSLKPQAEEKNIALLADLAPVVDRVMADRDLLYQAVLNLASNAIKYTPEGGEVTVRMITLEEQNALRIEVSDTGVGIPAEDLPHMFEKFYRVEANKHMAKGTGLGLNLVKNIVEVVHEGKVSLRSEVGKGSTFAITLNKVT; from the coding sequence ATGGCAACCCATCCCAAACCGTGGGCGTTTCTGGATGACGATGACGATGCATCGTCCGCCGCTGCGCCGTCCTCCTTCGCAGACGACACGTCCGCGCGCTCGGCCGCGCCGCGCCTGCGCTCGCGCGTACTCAAATTCGTCACCTCGTTTCAGTCGCGTCTCAATCTTGACCCGCGCTGGTCGGCTCTGCCGATCGGCCTGATCGCGATCTGGATTTGCATTGCCACGGCAGTCGCGCCGTCGGATCTGGGTCTGGCGCGCTGGAACGGCTTCGTGGTGACGCTCTTCGCCGCGGCAGCCATGACGATTTTGTTGATCGGACGCTCCGCGGCAGGTGACGGCCGCGACGGCTCGCGCGAAGCGATGCGCCAGGCGCTCGCGCAACGCCTGGGAATCGCGCCAGGCGGCGATGCCGAATCGCTTTGGACCAGCATCGAGGCTCACGCCACGAACATTGAGCAGCGCGTGAATGAACTGGTGCAGGAGCAGCGGCGACTGCAACTGGAGGCGTCGCTTCATTCGGCGCAGCGCCGGAACCTGGAAGCCATCCTGCACGGCATGGCCGAGCCGCTTCTCGTCGTGGACCGTTTTGAACGGATCGTGTTCGTGAATCAGGTTGCGGCGGAGCTGCTGGAGATCACGACAAACGACGCTATTCGACAACCGTTGGACCAAGTCGTGTCCAATGCGAAGCTGATCGACGTGGTCCGACAAGCCTGCCAGGCCGACGCTCGCGCCGCACGGCGTCGCGTGGAGCTGGACTTCGGCGATCGGGCCTTTGCCTTGTCGATGGCGCCGCTGCCCGATTCGGCGACCGCCGACGGAACATCGGCCCAATCCAGTGCCCATGGATTGGTGGTGCTGTTCCGCGACGTCACGTGTGATCGATTGGCGGCCAAGGCCAAGAGCGAGTTTGTCGCGCACGTGTCCCACGAATTGCGCACGCCGCTCTCGTCCATTCGCGCCTACACCGAGATGCTCGTGGACGGCGAAGCAACGGACGAAAAAACCCGCGCCGAGTACTACGGCATCATTCAGACGTCGGCGGACCGGCTCGGCCGCCTGATCGACAACATGCTGAACATCAGCCGGATCGAGGCGGGCACCGTTCGCATCAACAAGGAACCGGTGGCGGTCTCGATCATCGTGAAGGAAGTGGCGGACAGCCTGAAGCCGCAGGCCGAGGAGAAGAACATCGCGTTGCTGGCGGACCTGGCGCCGGTGGTGGACCGGGTGATGGCGGATCGCGATCTGCTGTACCAGGCGGTGCTCAATCTCGCGAGCAACGCGATCAAGTACACCCCCGAGGGCGGTGAGGTCACGGTACGGATGATCACGCTGGAAGAGCAGAACGCCCTGCGGATCGAAGTGTCGGACACGGGCGTGGGCATTCCCGCGGAGGACCTCCCGCACATGTTTGAAAAGTTCTACCGCGTCGAGGCGAACAAGCACATGGCCAAGGGCACGGGGCTGGGCCTGAACCTGGTCAAGAACATCGTCGAAGTGGTCCACGAAGGAAAAGTCTCACTCCGCAGCGAAGTCGGCAAGGGCAGTACCTTTGCGATCACGCTCAACAAAGTGACATGA
- a CDS encoding tetratricopeptide repeat protein codes for MNRRNAPSRYPACRREPVPACRVTLMALAWLTIVATSGCGDFEKTPFGMHMTQDQKAEAKQNWNAVRGDVKLQIVRQQLDAGRLDEAQKILETVLSTSPQDARAYVLATRLRLEQGRMADARSAIVMAQQLAPTDGEVQYYGGVVAQRYGDLNAALAAYEAAATASSNNAAYLLAWAETLSAIGRPGDALALIESRLNDFDDNVPLRVLAARAARQLGLKAPAVQYLREALLLARDDALLASFAAETFVWAGAWDEAFDVLHPMVAKADAPASARYLLAEACLACNKPAAALEAVAPLTKETDADAVALLLAARASLATSRLDEAVAYADRARRLAADSADVRLLCAYLAMRRNRPDEALAEIDHALRLGADPVAPLCLKGQTHERTGQTNEAREAYLAALAANPDAAAPQRLLQRLNERVGVAPTAASVSTAALANDAEPCTETGVTP; via the coding sequence ATGAATCGCCGAAACGCCCCCTCTCGTTACCCTGCCTGCCGCCGCGAACCGGTACCGGCCTGTCGAGTCACTTTGATGGCGCTGGCCTGGCTGACAATTGTCGCAACCAGCGGTTGCGGCGATTTTGAGAAGACGCCGTTCGGCATGCACATGACGCAGGACCAGAAGGCCGAAGCCAAGCAGAACTGGAACGCCGTGCGCGGGGACGTGAAGCTTCAGATTGTCCGGCAGCAACTCGACGCGGGCCGCCTGGACGAGGCGCAGAAGATACTCGAAACGGTGCTCTCGACTTCGCCGCAGGATGCACGGGCCTATGTGCTGGCGACGCGTCTGCGGCTGGAACAGGGCCGCATGGCGGACGCGCGCTCGGCGATCGTGATGGCGCAGCAGCTTGCGCCGACGGACGGCGAAGTGCAGTATTATGGCGGAGTTGTAGCACAGCGGTACGGCGATCTGAATGCGGCCCTGGCAGCATACGAAGCGGCGGCCACAGCCTCGTCAAACAACGCGGCGTATTTACTGGCCTGGGCGGAGACGCTCTCGGCGATCGGTCGCCCGGGAGACGCCCTGGCGCTGATTGAATCGCGCCTGAATGATTTTGACGACAACGTTCCGTTGCGCGTCCTGGCGGCGCGGGCGGCGCGGCAACTCGGATTGAAGGCGCCGGCGGTCCAATACCTCCGCGAGGCGCTGCTCCTGGCGCGCGATGACGCACTGCTCGCCTCCTTTGCGGCGGAGACGTTTGTCTGGGCCGGCGCCTGGGACGAAGCCTTCGACGTGCTTCACCCAATGGTGGCAAAGGCGGATGCACCAGCCAGCGCACGCTATCTGCTCGCCGAGGCCTGCCTCGCCTGCAACAAGCCGGCTGCGGCGCTGGAGGCCGTCGCCCCGCTCACCAAGGAGACCGATGCCGACGCCGTGGCGCTTCTGCTGGCTGCACGCGCTTCGCTGGCGACCAGCCGCCTCGATGAGGCCGTCGCGTATGCCGATCGCGCGCGCCGCCTCGCGGCCGATTCCGCCGATGTGCGTCTGCTGTGCGCCTATCTTGCGATGCGTCGCAATCGCCCGGATGAAGCCCTGGCGGAGATCGATCACGCGCTGCGCCTGGGAGCCGATCCCGTCGCGCCGCTCTGCCTGAAGGGCCAAACGCACGAACGAACCGGCCAGACCAACGAAGCGCGCGAAGCCTACCTCGCCGCGCTGGCCGCCAATCCTGATGCCGCCGCGCCGCAAAGACTGCTCCAGCGTTTGAACGAACGAGTCGGGGTCGCGCCGACCGCCGCGTCCGTTTCGACCGCCGCGCTGGCGAACGACGCGGAGCCTTGCACGGAAACCGGAGTAACGCCCTGA
- the pilO gene encoding type 4a pilus biogenesis protein PilO gives MSQRKATTLMMVGIVGFSALFVAAFMVPGHRRLKEKQEQVVAGSNEVRDLQQDLGSVSDLYAAIVDLESQLKEDRRRLPSERSVGDFLSDLADALSHCNVMDYVVQPLPVLEVNPGAVPESHAVAAGTRVLPFKVVFDGTFAQTFDVMGRIESFRRSTHVAGLRIVNDKDQLGRLHVEVELHTYQYDG, from the coding sequence ATGAGTCAGCGAAAAGCAACCACCCTGATGATGGTCGGTATCGTGGGCTTCAGCGCGCTGTTCGTCGCCGCGTTCATGGTGCCCGGGCATCGGCGCCTGAAGGAAAAACAGGAACAGGTCGTCGCGGGCAGCAACGAGGTGCGCGACTTGCAGCAGGATCTCGGCTCGGTCAGTGATCTCTACGCAGCCATCGTGGACCTCGAATCGCAACTGAAGGAAGACCGCCGTCGACTTCCCAGCGAGCGCAGCGTTGGTGATTTCTTGAGCGATCTGGCCGATGCCTTGAGTCATTGCAACGTGATGGACTACGTCGTTCAGCCGCTCCCCGTGCTCGAGGTCAACCCGGGCGCCGTGCCCGAATCGCACGCGGTGGCGGCCGGAACGCGCGTGCTCCCGTTCAAGGTGGTGTTCGACGGGACGTTCGCCCAGACATTCGACGTGATGGGCCGGATCGAGTCCTTTCGGCGATCGACGCATGTCGCGGGGTTGCGGATCGTGAACGACAAGGATCAACTGGGCCGCCTGCATGTCGAGGTGGAACTGCACACGTATCAGTATGACGGATGA
- the pilM gene encoding pilus assembly protein PilM yields MFRRTRKHGPIGLDLGASSVKLIQFAESQGRLSLIAAAHRDLPIADDPQAAHEAAGRAIRSLLTTHRFEGREVVTALGHREYQMKSIRVPPMPPEEMESAVAFEAQERFDLGGAPAQFRYLEAGEVRHGNELKHELMVFAATDAVVQERLTFLQSLKLDPIAVDLSPCAVARSFVRFLRRAADASAVNVFLDVGLRGTTILITRGAEPVFLKVIDVGGQVMTDAVARSLAIPAEEAAQLRLTILRDQSGRRGDVESMVPAEVRAAVADAVRPSADQIAKDVQLCLRYYAVTFRGQRAESVTLVGGEAHEPVLLKSLQDAVDVPCMTGYPLRGVQNLGDLTSREERAFHPAWGVACGLALRGLTCVSSLAAGASHGGVAGRTGQVAAAGSA; encoded by the coding sequence ATGTTCAGGCGAACGCGAAAACACGGCCCGATCGGACTGGACCTCGGCGCCTCGAGCGTCAAGCTGATCCAGTTTGCCGAGTCGCAGGGGCGATTGTCCCTGATCGCAGCGGCGCATCGCGATCTGCCGATCGCGGATGATCCACAGGCTGCGCACGAAGCGGCGGGTCGGGCGATTCGCAGCCTGCTGACGACGCACCGCTTCGAAGGGCGCGAGGTGGTGACAGCATTGGGTCACCGCGAGTATCAGATGAAGAGCATTCGCGTGCCGCCGATGCCGCCGGAGGAGATGGAAAGCGCCGTGGCGTTCGAGGCCCAGGAGCGTTTCGATCTCGGCGGTGCGCCGGCGCAGTTTCGCTACCTCGAAGCGGGCGAAGTGCGGCACGGCAACGAGTTGAAACACGAGCTGATGGTGTTCGCCGCGACGGATGCGGTCGTTCAGGAACGCCTGACGTTCCTGCAATCGCTCAAGCTCGATCCGATCGCCGTGGATCTGTCGCCGTGCGCGGTGGCCCGGAGCTTTGTGCGGTTTCTGCGGCGCGCCGCGGACGCCTCGGCGGTGAACGTGTTTCTCGATGTCGGCTTGCGCGGAACGACCATCCTGATCACGCGCGGAGCGGAGCCTGTGTTCCTTAAAGTGATCGACGTCGGCGGGCAGGTGATGACGGACGCGGTGGCGCGCAGCCTGGCGATTCCGGCGGAAGAGGCAGCGCAGCTTCGCTTGACGATACTGCGGGACCAGTCGGGCCGGCGCGGCGACGTGGAGTCGATGGTGCCGGCGGAGGTCCGCGCTGCGGTGGCGGACGCCGTCCGCCCGTCGGCCGATCAGATTGCCAAAGATGTGCAGCTCTGCCTTCGATACTACGCCGTGACTTTCCGCGGGCAACGTGCCGAAAGCGTGACATTGGTCGGTGGCGAGGCCCACGAGCCGGTGTTGCTGAAGTCCCTGCAAGACGCCGTCGACGTGCCGTGCATGACGGGCTACCCGCTCCGCGGGGTGCAGAATCTGGGCGATCTGACCAGCCGGGAGGAACGCGCGTTTCATCCGGCCTGGGGCGTGGCGTGCGGCCTGGCGTTGCGCGGGTTGACGTGTGTATCGAGCCTCGCGGCGGGCGCATCGCACGGCGGCGTCGCGGGACGGACCGGCCAAGTTGCGGCGGCGGGGAGCGCGTGA
- a CDS encoding prepilin-type N-terminal cleavage/methylation domain-containing protein, with protein MKPGTSHAGSLKARARAGTVRGGYTLVEMMMVVVILVIVAVGAWPDRGADLAQQVKIASQQFDADVSYARSLTIAQPDDPAAIKFDKPNEKYWIARESAEDTPVSHPRTKKPYVIQLGQNGRPQTKDVSIKGLDVGGDSKLSFDSTGNTKEADTSLVQFSAGGVEAEVAVSPAGAKVTVSSTLTKVLTSTPDTIGALLND; from the coding sequence ATGAAGCCCGGAACAAGCCATGCAGGATCGTTGAAAGCGCGTGCGCGTGCGGGCACCGTGCGCGGCGGCTACACGCTGGTGGAGATGATGATGGTCGTGGTGATCCTGGTCATCGTGGCCGTCGGGGCCTGGCCGGATCGCGGGGCGGATCTTGCTCAACAGGTGAAGATCGCGTCGCAGCAGTTCGATGCCGACGTGTCGTATGCGCGGAGTCTGACGATCGCGCAGCCGGATGATCCCGCGGCGATCAAGTTCGACAAGCCGAATGAAAAGTACTGGATCGCGCGCGAATCGGCGGAGGACACACCGGTGTCGCATCCGCGCACGAAGAAGCCGTATGTGATTCAACTGGGCCAGAACGGTCGGCCCCAGACGAAGGACGTATCGATCAAGGGTCTGGACGTCGGAGGTGACAGTAAGTTGTCCTTCGACAGCACCGGCAACACGAAGGAAGCGGATACGTCCCTTGTGCAATTCAGCGCGGGCGGCGTCGAAGCCGAAGTGGCGGTGTCGCCGGCCGGGGCGAAGGTGACGGTCAGTTCCACGCTGACGAAGGTCCTGACGTCGACCCCGGACACGATTGGCGCGCTACTGAACGACTAG